The Candidatus Bathyarchaeia archaeon DNA segment AGGCTTTTAATGCTTTTGTGCTCTGTAGCGTTAGACCCCTCCCTTATATATAAGTTGAACTTCTTGCTCTTCTGTGTGGTTTATGTTTTCTTGTGAGTAAATATTTGTTGTATTTTGTTGTTGCTGTGGTCGTAATTAGAAATGAAGTGTGGATTTGAATCCCATTCATGCATCTGAATTAAGGTTTGCTTTGAGGTTATTTTAGCTGGCTTGATTTTGGGCGTAGGGCATGTAATGTGCTTAATATAGACTAAGGTTTCTTTGCAAAGGATATCTGCATTGATAGACTGATAGTTTGTGTTTGGTTAAATAGTTGGTGTTTACCCATGCGTTTATTCGTCTATCATGTTTTAAACTTTCAAAAGAATACTAATCGTTTTCATTCACTTGTAGTTTTCCGTCTTTATGTAATATTGCATTAGCGGAGCTAGCTATATCAAGAATTCGGCGTTGAGTCTCTGTTAGCTGAGCTATTTTTTTCTCATTTTTGGAGAGCATATCAAGTATTTCGGTTAGGGTTGCTCGGTGAATGGCGTAAATTCGTCCATTAATCGTTACTACTTTGGCATCATCCTCAATAAGTGTTAGTAGTCCATTAATTTTATTACTGCCTCCTGGAAATTTTTTCCCTTGGCAATACTTTGAGTTAGTTCTATGACCCCTTCCTTGGCAAGCTTTTCTCTAAACAATTCCAGAGACTTGCATTCTTCATCTTCGAACCATTGTAAAATCGTCTTTCTTCTTGATATTTTGGCGAGTGTCGCACCAAGAGCAAGAGCTGTGAATGTTGAGAGAAAAATGGCTAGGCTGTATTCTTTGATCATGGCGAAAATTACTCCTACTGTTCCAGCTGCCAATAAATCCACCGCTATGAGCGTCTTTAACTGCATACAATCCCCTCTTTTTTTGTTGTTTGCAAAGTAATTAGTGTCGGTTTAACATAGTGCACGATTGGATAGTTTAAAAATATTACTGTAAAAGAACGACTTGACAGTTTTAAATGACAGTATAAACCTAACCCCCCGCACCATATTCAAATTCCGTTAGTAGATTAGGGAGCGAATGGTTTTTGTTGACGTTTTATCCTAGAATGTTCACAGTGAAATCTTGTGGCTTTGATTTCCAAATTTGACCCTTGGCGTTCTAAGTTTTGTACTTGTCCGCCTAAATTGACCTTTAATCCCTATACTGGTTGTGACCATCATTGTGTTTACTGTTATGCCTCAAGCTATATTCCAAAGTTTCATGATTGCAGACCAAAAAAAGATTTAATTCCAAAACTAAGAAGAGAAGCTACCCGCCTAAAAGGAGAAATAATCTCAATTTCCAATTCTTCAGACCCCTACCCTAACTTGGAAGAAAAAACTGGTCTAATGCGGAAATGCTTGGAAATTCTAACCCAAAGCAACTGTAAAATTCAAATAATAACAAAATCTTCATCAGTCGTCAGAGACATTGACTTTTTACGAAAACGTCCTTCCATGGTTGCTTTAACCATCACAATAGAAGACGACGACACTGCAAAAATCATCGAGCCAAATGCGCCGCTCCCATCAAAACGTTTGAAAGCCGCAGAAGAACTAGCCAATAAAGGCATTCCCGTGTGTGTACGCATAGACCCAATAATTCCACATATAAACGAGAACAGTGAAAATCTCATCAGAACACTCGCACAGATAGGTGTCAAGCACATAACAGCCTCAACATACAAAGTAAAACCAGATAACTGGAAAAGATTCAGTGCTGCAATGCCGAAAACCGCGGAAAAATTAAAATCACTCTATTTTGAGCAAGGCGAAAAAATAGGGGGATACTTTCTTCTGCCTAAGGAATTACGGCTAAAATTAATGAAGACTCTGGGCGCAATTGCTGAAAAATACAATATAAAATTTGCAACTTGCCGAGAAGGCTTAAGTTATTTGAACACTGCAGCATGTGACGGTTCATGGATGTTAACCGAGTCAAAAATAGACTGAATTTAAGCTATATAAATGAACTCTTATAAACACACTTACTTGTGTCTGTGAGGTTAACTTTTTGGTTATTTATTTTCAGTTAATAAAGTATATATGTCGTAGCGTATCTTGTGGAAAGTAACTACTGTGGGTGGTCAAATTGTGCACCTACCAACTCATCTGGAAAGGTGTGCAGCAAACAACCCAACAATATTACGAACCGTTAAACATGGGAAGAATAATACTTTTTGACAAAAACCAAAAAATTTACGGCATCATTATCCAATCGAAAATAGAGCAGGGTGTGCTTCGAAAAATCGCTGAGTTGGCAGAAAAACTCGGTGTTATAGTTCGATACATTCAGATTTCCATGCCAAAAGCACATGAACCCACGATCACTGCAATAGCATTTATAGATTTCTCAAATTCAAAGACTACTCCAGAAAAAGCTTTGGAACTTGTTAAAAAACAAAAATTCATTAAAACTGCTCATATTATAAAACCAAAAAGAGAAGGCATAATTTTTGATAGTTACTTTTTTCCACTAATCGCAGAAGATGAAAGAGCTGTTATATTCCGGAGGTCGGTTTACGAAGCATTATTTAATGGTGTCAGAAGAAAATTTGGTTCAGCAGGCGAAGCCATGTTATATTATGAAGGATTTGCAGTAGGTTTTGAAATCTATGACAGATACATGAAAGCTGCCAATTCAGAAAATCTGGAGGATATAGTCGAAGTTGCAAAAGCAGTCAACATGACACTAGGCTGGGGAATAATTGACAAAATAAGAATAGATGTAGAAAAAAGAGCGGCTCGAGTGCGAATACACCAAAATTTCGAATGCGAACTAAGCGAAAACAACGGAAAACCCTACAGCCAATTCTACAGAGGCGCGATTGCTGGACTTTTCACCCGCTTCTTCAAAAAAGACGTGAAAGTTCAAGAAACCAAATGCATTGCAAAAGGAGACCCATACTGCGAATTCACCATCAAAAGCCTCTGAAATATCAACAGTGTTAAAATTTTTATCCCAAACCCAAACCCAAAAAAATCGGAAAACCTACGGTTTTCCATACCTTTCCCTTTTTGAAAACTTAAAGTTTAAAATTTGGTGTTAGGTGTTTAGGTTATTTGGGAATAGGACATGGGTTAAATGGGTTTCTGAAAACCTATTTCTCTTATCTCCAATTAGAGAAACCCGTGTTCTATTCCCTTTAAATTGAAAAAGAAACTTTTATTAAAGCGGTATTTCCTAAATAACAATGGAGATAAGAGAAATGGGAAAAGAGAAAGCAGAAAAGATTATTCTGTCTGATTATGGATGTTTTTTGGGAATGCAGAAGGGATGTTACATTCTTAAAGACAGACATGGAAACATAAAGAAGTTTCCACAGTTAGAAGCTGAAATCGGAGAAGTTGTTTTGATGAGTGGAAACATGGTTTCTACGGGTGTTTTGGCGTCTTTTGGTTATTGGGATATTGACGTTTTGGTGGCTACTCGGAACGGTAAACCCGTTGCTATACTTAAAAGTTTAGATGATGACAGTCACGTAAAAACTAGAATTTGCCAGTATGAAGCTTTTAAAAATGGAAAAAGCATTGAAATAGCCAAAACAATTTTGAAAGCTAAAATTGAAGGTCAAAATCAAATACTTAAGAAATACGGGTTGAAACAGCATGATATTGTTGGTTTAAGAGAAAGGATTAATGCTTTAAAAAGCAAAAAAATAATGGAAATTCGCAGAAAATTAATAGGAATTGAAGGAAAACACACCAAAAAATACTTCAACCAGATTTTTCAGTTGTTTCCAGAACCTTTAAGGGTTGAACGCAGACGGTCATATAAAGCGTATGACGGAATTAACAACCTTTTCAATTTGGCTTATGAAATACTCTATTACAAATGTTATCAAGCATTAATTAAAACTCATTTAGAACCTTTTCTAGGGTTTGTTCACGCATTGGAATATTCAAAGCCGAGTTTAGTGTTGGATTTCCAAGAAGTTTACCGTTATTTGGTTGATGATTTTGTAATTGAGTATGCTCAAGACTTAAAGCTTAAAGACTTCATAAGCAAAACAGAAATTGTTTCGAGAGATAAGCTGGGAAAACGCATTTATCTTAACAATGCGAAAACTAAAGATTTTCTTGTTGAATTGCATGGTTATTTTAAACGTAAAGTAGATGTTCCTAGAATAAAACATGGTTTTAAATGTGAAATTGAAACGTTAATTTTTGAGGAGGCTATGCTTTTGGCTAAATATTTACGGAATGAACGGCAAAAATGGTTTCCTAGAATAGTCAACCTTTCGTGAATGAACGTTTACCAACCAACCAGCAACCAACCAATAAAATAGCCTGTTCTAAGACACTTTTAAACAACAAAACAAAAACTAAACGTTCAGAAATTCAAATAAAAACGGGAAAAAACGGAATAATCGGTTGGAATAGAGTTAAACGTATTCTTTTTGTTGTTTTTCTTTGTCTTGTTCTTTGATTAACCCGAAAATTTTAGCCCAAGATTCCATTCCTTCAAAAAGCCATTTGACAAATGGGTTGTATTCTGGCGTGAAAATGTGTAGTGGTGTTGGTGGAAGTTTTACTTGCTGTTTTGGTTGTTGTGGTTGTTCTGGTTGCTGTTCTGAAACGAATTCTTGTTCTTGTTGTTCTGGTTTTGGTTGTGGTTCTGAAAAGAATTCTTGTTGCGGTTCTGGTGTAATTTGCTGTTCTGGTTCTTTGGTTTTTTCTATTGTTGAAGGTTTTTGTTTTTCTGGTTTTTCTAATGTGAACACGTGTTTGTTCTTGCATCTATAACGTTGTATTCCGTCTCTTTTTCCGTGTTTGATTGCTTTTTCTCCGCATTTTGGACATTCAACTATTAAGCATTCTTCGGTCATGTTTAATCATCTCTGTATATAGCCCTATTAGACTAGTCAAAAGCATGGGAATTTTGCCACAGTTGTGGCACAATTGGGTTGAAGTCTGAAAGGGAATCATTAGATAATCACATTTTCTATTTTGTCTGCAATGATTGAAGCTTTTTCTCTGATTTCTTTGGGAATCCATATTCTTTTGGGAATGTTTGTTCCGTAAATGTCAGCTAGACAAAATGCTAAGATGTTTGTTTTATCGCATTTTCTAAGTTTTGTTTTTGCAACCATTTTTTTACCGTCTGGACTGAAAGCATACAGCCAATAATTGCCTTCGTTGTCTAAGTAGATTTTCCAGCGATGAACGTGTGTTAGGAAAAGAAGGTTTCTGTTTTTGCGGTATTAGTATTCTGTTTTTATTGGTTTTGATGTTGTATAAACTGAAAGTTTTTTGCCTTCTGGCGTGTTGTGTAAAATTTCAACTTTTAGGTTCTCCGTAGTTGTTGTGTCTTCTTTGAATTCTGGCGGTTCTGGTTCTGGCATTAGGCTTTCGAGTTTCTCTTGTGTTTTTGCTTTTTTAATGTATTTGCTGAATTGTCTTCGGGTTATTTTTTTGTTGATGTAGTCTGTGAAGGGTGTTTCAGTTTTGGTTTTTTTCTTTGTCATTTTGCAGTTCCTTCTTTTCCGTTTCATGTTTGAGAAGGCTTTTAGCCATGAGTTTTGCTGAAAGCTCAACGGCTTTTTCTCTGATTTTGTCTTTTCTGGTTGTTTCTGTTTTGTTAGACAATGTAGGCTAGTCTCCTTTGGTTGTTTTGCTCGTAGTATTCGCTTGTCTGGATTAGTATGCACAGCATTTTTAGGAATTCTTTAGGTTTAAAACGGAAAATTGTTGTTTTGTTGACTTTCCAATAGATACATTTTTGGGTTAAGTAAACTTCCGTGTTACCTGCTTTTTGTTTTCCAATTATGTTTTTTGGTAGTTTTTTGACTTTTTGAGTTTTAATTTTTA contains these protein-coding regions:
- a CDS encoding radical SAM protein, which codes for MALISKFDPWRSKFCTCPPKLTFNPYTGCDHHCVYCYASSYIPKFHDCRPKKDLIPKLRREATRLKGEIISISNSSDPYPNLEEKTGLMRKCLEILTQSNCKIQIITKSSSVVRDIDFLRKRPSMVALTITIEDDDTAKIIEPNAPLPSKRLKAAEELANKGIPVCVRIDPIIPHINENSENLIRTLAQIGVKHITASTYKVKPDNWKRFSAAMPKTAEKLKSLYFEQGEKIGGYFLLPKELRLKLMKTLGAIAEKYNIKFATCREGLSYLNTAACDGSWMLTESKID
- a CDS encoding V4R domain-containing protein, with the translated sequence MCTYQLIWKGVQQTTQQYYEPLNMGRIILFDKNQKIYGIIIQSKIEQGVLRKIAELAEKLGVIVRYIQISMPKAHEPTITAIAFIDFSNSKTTPEKALELVKKQKFIKTAHIIKPKREGIIFDSYFFPLIAEDERAVIFRRSVYEALFNGVRRKFGSAGEAMLYYEGFAVGFEIYDRYMKAANSENLEDIVEVAKAVNMTLGWGIIDKIRIDVEKRAARVRIHQNFECELSENNGKPYSQFYRGAIAGLFTRFFKKDVKVQETKCIAKGDPYCEFTIKSL
- the cas1 gene encoding CRISPR-associated endonuclease Cas1 → MGKEKAEKIILSDYGCFLGMQKGCYILKDRHGNIKKFPQLEAEIGEVVLMSGNMVSTGVLASFGYWDIDVLVATRNGKPVAILKSLDDDSHVKTRICQYEAFKNGKSIEIAKTILKAKIEGQNQILKKYGLKQHDIVGLRERINALKSKKIMEIRRKLIGIEGKHTKKYFNQIFQLFPEPLRVERRRSYKAYDGINNLFNLAYEILYYKCYQALIKTHLEPFLGFVHALEYSKPSLVLDFQEVYRYLVDDFVIEYAQDLKLKDFISKTEIVSRDKLGKRIYLNNAKTKDFLVELHGYFKRKVDVPRIKHGFKCEIETLIFEEAMLLAKYLRNERQKWFPRIVNLS